A single Vulcanisaeta distributa DSM 14429 DNA region contains:
- a CDS encoding aspartyl protease family protein encodes MGFVKVRAGIFNPAAPERTVEVDGIVDTGAIYTVIRRDILEGLGIKPSRRRRFKAFGGYVERDVGDAGLILMGERRVVPVIFGETEDTMVIGVTALEIFGLEVDPVRGTLKEAELLLL; translated from the coding sequence ATGGGCTTTGTTAAGGTTAGGGCTGGCATATTCAATCCAGCGGCGCCGGAGAGGACTGTGGAGGTTGACGGTATTGTAGATACTGGCGCGATCTATACCGTTATACGTAGAGACATACTTGAGGGACTTGGGATAAAACCAAGTAGGAGAAGAAGGTTTAAGGCGTTTGGTGGTTATGTGGAGCGTGATGTTGGTGATGCAGGCCTTATACTCATGGGTGAAAGGAGGGTTGTACCCGTAATATTCGGTGAGACTGAGGATACGATGGTGATCGGCGTAACCGCACTCGAGATTTTCGGGCTTGAGGTGGACCCAGTCAGGGGAACGCTTAAGGAGGCCGAATTACTCCTGCTTTAA
- the radA gene encoding DNA repair and recombination protein RadA: MPKGRKKVQEQEVEEEKEEPVEEIEDTGEEGGEKGTVVTATVSGYPVIDVEEIEGVGRVTAQKLREAGYNTARDVAFASVKELAEILGSEDRAKQIIAAAQKLIGLTPFITAYELYEKRRGIRRISTGVKSLDELLGGGIETKAITELVGEFGSGKTQLCHQLSVMVQLPEDKGGLKAKALYVDTENTFRPERIMQMAKYRGLDPQEALKNILYARAYNSDHQMMIIEESKKIIEKENIGLIVIDSLVAHFRSEYPGRENLAERQQKLNHHIAQLLRIADIYNVAVVVTNQVVAQPDVFFGNPLKPAGGNVIAHGATYRVWLRKGKENVRIAKIFDSPYHPEREVTFRITEEGVVD; this comes from the coding sequence ATGCCAAAGGGGAGGAAGAAGGTGCAGGAGCAGGAAGTTGAGGAAGAGAAGGAAGAACCTGTTGAGGAGATCGAGGATACGGGCGAGGAAGGCGGTGAGAAGGGTACTGTTGTTACGGCAACAGTTAGTGGTTATCCTGTAATTGATGTTGAGGAAATTGAGGGCGTCGGTAGAGTCACTGCTCAGAAGCTTAGGGAGGCTGGTTATAACACGGCTAGGGACGTGGCCTTCGCGAGTGTCAAGGAGCTTGCCGAGATACTTGGTAGTGAGGACAGGGCTAAGCAAATAATTGCCGCTGCCCAGAAGCTCATTGGCTTAACGCCATTCATAACGGCCTACGAGCTTTACGAGAAGAGGAGAGGTATTAGGAGGATTAGCACTGGCGTTAAGTCACTTGATGAGCTACTTGGTGGTGGTATTGAGACTAAGGCCATCACGGAGCTCGTTGGTGAGTTCGGTAGTGGTAAGACGCAGCTTTGTCATCAACTGAGTGTTATGGTTCAATTGCCCGAGGATAAGGGTGGCTTGAAGGCCAAGGCCTTATATGTCGATACCGAGAACACCTTCAGGCCCGAGAGGATAATGCAGATGGCTAAGTACAGGGGTTTAGATCCGCAGGAGGCCCTTAAGAATATTTTATATGCCAGGGCTTACAACAGTGATCATCAAATGATGATTATTGAGGAGAGTAAGAAGATTATTGAGAAGGAGAACATCGGCCTAATAGTCATTGACTCATTGGTAGCCCACTTCAGGAGTGAGTACCCGGGCAGGGAGAATCTTGCCGAGAGACAGCAGAAGCTTAACCACCACATTGCCCAGCTGCTTAGGATTGCGGATATATACAACGTGGCCGTCGTCGTCACCAACCAAGTGGTTGCGCAGCCGGATGTCTTCTTCGGGAACCCACTAAAGCCCGCTGGCGGTAATGTAATTGCTCATGGGGCCACGTATAGGGTTTGGCTGAGGAAGGGTAAGGAGAATGTCAGGATCGCCAAGATTTTTGACTCGCCATACCACCCTGAGAGGGAGGTTACGTTTAGGATCACCGAGGAGGGTGTTGTTGACTAA
- a CDS encoding GNAT family N-acetyltransferase, producing the protein MNCDGPITVLIGSRELMDYAEPILRDFFGSAYRYARAVVDYGVGSVALAVINESGVGAAVYYSVNVGAVRLCVIYYIAVVDECRGLGIGKVLMSTIEEVCTDSDIYIATTWFGNEPADRLYRSLGYVGYTWDELRRLIGRRAVDRLLKATCGYDDDMAYVKPVIAGNDALDILRHIIEGGDNDVNRLWRETCLGVWLRIRAGLR; encoded by the coding sequence GTGAATTGTGATGGTCCAATCACAGTCCTCATAGGCAGTAGGGAGTTAATGGATTACGCAGAGCCCATACTGAGGGATTTCTTCGGTTCAGCATATAGATATGCGAGGGCCGTTGTTGATTATGGAGTTGGTTCTGTGGCACTGGCTGTTATTAATGAATCGGGCGTTGGCGCTGCCGTTTATTACAGCGTTAACGTTGGTGCAGTTAGATTATGCGTTATTTATTACATAGCCGTTGTTGATGAATGCAGGGGTTTAGGTATTGGTAAGGTCCTAATGAGTACTATTGAGGAGGTTTGCACGGACTCTGATATCTACATCGCCACTACCTGGTTCGGTAATGAGCCTGCCGATAGGCTCTATAGGTCGCTGGGTTACGTTGGTTATACATGGGATGAGTTAAGGAGGTTAATTGGTAGGAGGGCCGTTGATAGGCTGCTCAAGGCTACCTGTGGTTATGATGACGACATGGCCTACGTAAAGCCTGTTATTGCAGGTAATGATGCATTGGATATTCTTAGACATATCATTGAGGGTGGGGATAACGATGTTAATAGGCTTTGGCGCGAAACATGCTTAGGTGTTTGGCTTAGGATTAGGGCTGGTCTTCGGTGA